The stretch of DNA CTGCCGAAGCCGTCCGGGCACGCCGCGCCGAGCGCCTCCGCGACCCCGGGCCCCGTCGGCGGATCGGGTACGACGGACGACACCGCGCAGCCCGTCGCGGCACCGCAGGCGGTCCCCGCCGGCACGGTCGTCGCGGAGACGGACGCGGTGTCGAAGTCCGGCGACACGTCGATCCACGTCCGGATCGTCGCGAACGACCACGGCACCTTCGACGCGCAGCTGTCGGACTACCGCACGACGAACCCGCAGCCGATGAGCGTGGAGTTCCGACGCACGGCGCAGTTCGGCGACGGCTCGGACGACCGTGCCGTGGCGACCACCCGATGGGGCGCGAACGGCCAGCCCCCTGCCAGTGTCAGCCTGTCGGAGGCCGGGACCGATCCGGACTGGCTGCGCACCGCGGTCCTCGTACCGGACCAGTCCGACGGTGACGACAGCGACCGCCCCTGGAGGTTCAAGGTGCTGGCGATCGGGACGCTCTCCTGGTCGATCCCCGATCCCGAACCCGACCTGCACGTCACCCTCGGCGCAGCTCGGCCGGGTGCGTACGGGTACGCGTTCGACGCCGACGACCAGACCCTCCGTGGGACGACCGGCACCCCGGTCGCCTACCGGGTCAACGAGGGTGACGACCAGACGACGATCGCGGAGCGCTTCGGCATCACGGTCGAACAGCTGCGGTGGCTGAACCCGCAGATGCAGACGACCGGCAAGGACTGGGTCCTCGCCGGGTCCTGGCTGAACCTCGACCCGGCCACGCGCTGACCTCGGGGCGGTCTGCCGGTCGGTTACGCTCGACCAGCACCCCGCACCACCCCAGGAGGCCACATCGTGACCATCGTCGCCGCCGCAGACGGCTCCGCACTCGGCAACCCCGGCCCCGCAGGTTGGGCC from Curtobacterium sp. SGAir0471 encodes:
- a CDS encoding LysM peptidoglycan-binding domain-containing protein; protein product: MGRTRVRAAAVVALVGTSALLLTGCSLFGDDAPLPKPSGHAAPSASATPGPVGGSGTTDDTAQPVAAPQAVPAGTVVAETDAVSKSGDTSIHVRIVANDHGTFDAQLSDYRTTNPQPMSVEFRRTAQFGDGSDDRAVATTRWGANGQPPASVSLSEAGTDPDWLRTAVLVPDQSDGDDSDRPWRFKVLAIGTLSWSIPDPEPDLHVTLGAARPGAYGYAFDADDQTLRGTTGTPVAYRVNEGDDQTTIAERFGITVEQLRWLNPQMQTTGKDWVLAGSWLNLDPATR